DNA sequence from the Thamnophis elegans isolate rThaEle1 unplaced genomic scaffold, rThaEle1.pri scaffold_88_arrow_ctg1, whole genome shotgun sequence genome:
aagtccggacatcttcaagttgccaaggttgagaaacactgtgttagagagaggaaatgttagatgtcctattaattgacttttttttttagaatatgttataaagatatggcagattgattgagactgggggaaagggaaaaaaaatgccagcagatggctgtgtttttgaaatcttaattaaattaaaatggtgGTATGGTGACAGTAAAATATACAAATTTTTAACATAcgcaatttaaactgaatggaatatatgtgattgtggaagtaacgcacgaaatgtacttgtgaccaatggatacgctttctacaagatgtaatgaaagatgatttttttttctttgtgtgtttttttctgtaataaaactaataaaagaaatttccaaaaagaaaaaaatcctcatATTAAACATAAACTGAGGATATTGATTTAAAATTGCCTGGATATGTCTTTGGTTCCTATCCTATTCTTCCCTCCGGAAGACTGTATGGATTATTTAATATTGCATCAGTTGTCATATTATAGTATatgaatgcttttttttctttgatttatttaGCTATTCTagatcatcatcttcatttaacgactcctatttatctattttagaTAATTTTAGGAAAAGAACCTTTTTGTGTTTGCCGTTCTTGGTTCACTTGCAAAGGTAGATGTTGTCCAGTTGCTGCTAACATAACTGAATTGGGTGGTAGCTAATTTCTGCTTCCGTCAATGTGCACTTGAGTCCAATTAAATTTCATAGGCTGTCAAAAATGTACATCCTGGAACTGTATCCTGGAGATTTTGTGAGTGATCAGTTCTAGTGGATTGTACTGTTATAAAGACTAATTTGATTtagcatttaataacggcagcaagactgttggtggcgcaatactggaagaaggaagacttgcgtactattcaagaatggacattaaaactaacaaacctagcagagatggctcaaacatcagcatatctcaaggatcactcaaatgagagatataaactggagtggagaagatggattgactatactcaaaataaatacgggactgagaaattccagatagtttatgactgaagaaacaaggaatgatataatctgtttagagttagcctagcaaagaggagttaaagctcaaatgaaagatgatactaactatctttaagtttattttagaacatctttgttaaagatttataccctgtatttgttctgggaagtcgggggggggggagtggggaagattaggggtgggtggggttcaggtggggagggcaggtaaacatttgtaaaagtttttttgttctaaaattttcaatttaaaaaaaatgtacattctgGAACTGTATCCTGGAGATTTTGTGAGTGATCAgttctagtgcagtgtttttcaaccactgtgccgcggcacactagtgtgccgtgacatagtgtaaggtgtgccgtgggaaaattactttatatatagtcaatataggcacagagttaaattttttttaacattttctaatggtggtgtgcctcgtgatttttttcatgaaaaaagtgtgcctttgcacaaaaaaggttgaaaaacactgttctagtggaTGCATGTGATTGATAGATGGTTAAATGAGTTTCTAAATTCTGAGAAGACTTCCATCAAGTGGAATGTTATTCACAGTCATACCTGTGTGGCATAACTACTGAGTAATGAGAAGCTTGGGAAATAAATTTGCCTGGGATTCAATTTCCCGTGAATCAGATCACACATGGTTTCCAGGCTGAGAAGAGGATGAGGGACTACTTGAAGAAGTGCACAAACGCTTTTGTTTCCCTTTCTCActtcaggcaaaaaaaaatgtatcagaTGTAAATCCGTGGCAAAGAAAGGGGAaattgtgaatattttattttctctctctttatacaTTTGTATTaaatactgatgaaagaaatgtccttctgggttcggctccaagtggaggaaaagacactggagacatggaggctgcttgggaagatggtttattggtggacaggaccacatggcttgagccctgaacagaaaaggtgattcacatgcttcaatgttggtggagaagaagagaagggcggagggaggggcttgctaggctttttataccctgttcagtcccacctctctgtttcctgttcctgtgtaagaaatgtactctgattggttgtcagactcccatggggccatgcagggggctactctctaggctgtgttctgaatccaggtttggttgagttctcagatgccatgtggtgagttgggtaaagttccttaatcccatcccccctggagttgaagtggagaagcctttattatgtaaagggactagcttggccttcttaatggcccattgacaaagtggggatgggcaggaagctacaggcagctattctgtcttttaaaacatgtttctttcttttcacatccagagaaatattctgccttttcaatatttcctaggatatttcatttttctgggagagggctgggtgttaacttcctacaatactaaCACTGCTGCATTAGAAATAGATCAGTGGGATTGGAACCATATCAGTGGGACGCCTTTCAGGCGGAACACCAGAAAGTTGGAAATggtttccccctcccatttttaaaaataaaaataaaaaaaagcattataaaaaaagcattaaaattcAAAACGACCCCTGTATTGGTCGTGGGATTGTtgagagaaatgtccttctgggttcagctccaagtggggaaaaagacactggagacatggaggctgcttggaaaggtggtttaatggtggacaggatcacatggcttgagccctgtacagaaaaggtgatcacatgtttcaatgttggtggagaagaagagaagggctgagggaggggcttgctaggcttttataccctgtttagtcccacctctctgtttcccgttcctgtgtaagaaatgtattctgattggttgtcagactcccatggggccatgcagggggctactctctaggctgtgatgagttctcagatgccttgtggtcagttgagtatattatcatgcctttctgtagctgctggtgaagtctttattatgtaaagtggactagcctggccatctcaatggcccattaacagtggggatgggcaggaagctacaggcaaccattctgtcttttaaaacatgtttctttcttttcacatccagagaaatattctgcctttttcaatatttcctaggctatttcattttttctgggagagggctgggttatatatgttaaaagtttgtctcccccccccccattttaagttgtaagccgccctgagtccccccagggaaaagggcggcatataaataaactttaaatctaaaaaaaaaaatctaaattataacttcctacaatactaaCACTGCTGCATTAGAAATAGATCAGTGGGATTGGAACCGTATCAGTGGGACGCCTTTCAGGCGGAACACCAGAAAGTTGGAAATGGTTTCCCCctcccattattttttttaaaaaaatttaaaaaagcatgataaaaaaagcattaaaattcAAAAACGACCCctgtatggaatgaaatagacAAGAACATGAATGCAAGAAAATTCTTCAGGACTCCCAACATGGTCTTTGCACCAATCTGCTAGCCAGATGCCTGGGATGGTCCCTTTCTCGCTTGTGATTGGTCGGTTCGCGCTTAGCCTTATTATTCCCGGGACTTCGGGGCGACCgcggagagaaaggaaagaaaggatgaGAAGGCGCGCATGGTTTGTTTTGATTCGCGCTCAGAGTTAGCCAGGAGCTCAGGATTGGCTGCAGGTTTCGCCGCCTCCACCAATCCGCCTTTGGCAAAAGCAGAACTCCGCCCCCCCTCACTCCTAATTcattaaaagaaaagagggaggggggaagaagcgCCTCTTCGTTGGAGCAGCTGCTCTCCCGCTCGCTCTCCTCGCTTTCCCGTCCAGCCGGACCTGCAGGTACGCCGGGAGCTCTTGGCAGCCGACCCCCGCGGAGAAATGCCCGCGATCCCGGCTTTCCCGTTGCGCCGCCGGCTCCCGCTCTTGCTTCTGCTGCATTTCCCTCTCGCCCTCTGGATGAAGAACGGCTGGGTGGCCGGCACAGCGGCGGCGGCGATGATGCCCGGCTCGTCTCCCCTGCCGGAATCCGCCTTGCAGAAGCCCACCGTCTTCTTGGCCATCCTCGCCAGGAACGCTGCCCGCTCCTTGCCCCATTTCCTCGGCTGCCTGGAGAGGCTGCGCTACCCGAAGAACCGGATCGCCGTCTGGTAAGGATGCCAAAAAAGCGCCGCCGGAGAAGAACCGGACGGGGGATTCGATCCGAGCCAGGGGAGAGCGGGGTGGGGGGCAGGTTTGTAACCATCACATGggaaattctccccccccccccgagttatTTCCAGGTATTTGGTCAAAAGGTGCCAGGGAGACTGAGCGATGGGCAGGAACTGATGCCAGCGTGTGCCAGGTATGGTTGCCAActgattgggtgggtgggtgggtgggtgggtgggtgggaaggaagaGACTTAACTCTACTGCTTGAGAGTAGAAGGGGAATTAGTCGACCTCTTGCTCGGGATCT
Encoded proteins:
- the LOC116523666 gene encoding procollagen galactosyltransferase 2-like; its protein translation is MPAIPAFPLRRRLPLLLLLHFPLALWMKNGWVAGTAAAAMMPGSSPLPESALQKPTVFLAILARNAARSLPHFLGCLERLRYPKNRIAVWVATDHNIDNTTAMLREWLKNVQKLYHYVEWRPMDEP